Proteins found in one Alteromonas macleodii genomic segment:
- the yfbV gene encoding terminus macrodomain insulation protein YfbV, whose amino-acid sequence MSQSVMTMLKNGQQYMKTWPVRKELYAFFPECRVVAATKFAIKTMPPVAMLSCALLYQNLGTDYLPQTITIGAFFLSLPMQGLLWLGHRSDQYLPPQLKSWYQEIHSKMRTQGVNISNAKSKPKYKELAQLLKTAFNDLDNAFTKHWFN is encoded by the coding sequence TCAATCAGTAATGACAATGTTGAAAAACGGTCAGCAGTACATGAAGACATGGCCTGTGAGAAAAGAGCTTTACGCTTTTTTCCCAGAATGCAGAGTAGTAGCAGCCACCAAGTTTGCTATTAAGACTATGCCGCCGGTTGCTATGTTGTCATGTGCGCTTTTATATCAAAACTTAGGTACAGACTATCTCCCCCAAACTATTACGATAGGTGCTTTTTTCTTGAGTTTACCTATGCAGGGTTTGCTATGGTTAGGGCATCGCTCAGATCAATATCTTCCACCACAGCTAAAAAGCTGGTATCAGGAAATTCATTCTAAAATGCGTACGCAGGGAGTGAATATCAGTAATGCTAAGTCAAAGCCTAAATATAAGGAGCTGGCTCAGCTACTTAAAACGGCCTTTAACGATCTAGATAACGCATTCACTAAACACTGGTTTAATTAA
- a CDS encoding SprT family zinc-dependent metalloprotease encodes MASNDLNKEQRRVITDAVFYCFEQAERYFNRKFERPTITFRRSGRNAGTAFLQQNRLNFHPLLFKENVEAFINDVIPHEVSHLLVWTLFGKVQPHGREWQSVMHSVFNRTPAATHQFDVKRVTKTFQYVCDCDTYALSTRRHNNILKGAQYKCRKCQALLRAA; translated from the coding sequence ATCGCTTCAAATGATTTAAATAAAGAACAGCGTCGCGTAATTACCGACGCTGTTTTTTATTGTTTTGAACAAGCAGAGCGTTACTTTAACCGTAAGTTTGAACGCCCAACCATTACGTTTAGACGTTCAGGTAGGAATGCCGGAACGGCGTTTTTGCAGCAAAACCGCCTAAACTTTCACCCTCTTCTTTTCAAAGAAAATGTCGAGGCCTTCATAAATGACGTGATACCTCATGAAGTAAGTCATTTACTGGTATGGACGTTATTTGGAAAGGTTCAACCCCATGGCAGAGAATGGCAATCGGTTATGCATAGTGTTTTTAACCGTACACCTGCAGCCACCCATCAGTTTGATGTAAAACGGGTGACAAAAACCTTCCAATATGTTTGCGACTGCGACACATACGCGTTATCTACGCGCAGACACAATAATATTTTGAAAGGCGCACAGTATAAGTGTCGAAAATGTCAGGCATTGCTAAGAGCCGCCTAA